In Siphonobacter curvatus, the genomic window CGTAAAAGCTATTTTCTCGGCTCGCGGGGGGTATGGAACGACTCGTTTCTTGGATGAGATTAACTATGAGGCTTTTGGAAAATCGCCGAAATGGATCGTCGGCTTTTCGGATATTACCGCTGTACTCTGTGATGTTTACGCTTTAGGATACGAAAGTATCCATGGACCGATGCCAAAGACTTTTGCTTGGGATGAATTTTCACTACAATCGTTGCGAAAGGTACTCTTCGGCGAATCGGTACGGTATCAGAGCCCTCCACAGGCGTTCAACCGTTTGGGCCAGGTACAGGCTCCTTTAATCGGTGGAAATTTATGCCTACTGTCTCATCTGATGGGTACTCGCTCGGAAATTAATACCGAAGGCTGTATCCTTTTTATGGAAGATACCGACGAGTATCATTATGCGTTGGATCGCTATCTGGTACACTTACATCGGGCTGGAAAGCTAGGAAACTTGGCTGGATTACTAGTAGGTAGTTTTTCTGATCTGAAAGACCAGCCCGAAGATTTTGGTAGCTCCATTTACGAAATCGTTCGATACTGGACGGATGCGTATGATTTCCCGATCGCCTTTGATTTTCCCGTAGGTCATGAGGCCGTTAATGTAGCCTTACCGCTGGGCAGAACCGCTGAATTGACCGTTACTGCTCAGGAAACAACCTTAGCCTTCTCCTAATTCATACCAAAAGCATGGTTAGTACGCCAGCCATCATGATATACTTGCACCAACTGCTCAGGAAGGCAAAGTCCTGCTTGGTATCCGCGTAGAAAAGCCGGTAAGCCATGAACAGGATCGGTACAGAAATCACCATGAAAATATACGTGAGCGTAGGAGCGTGCAGGGGCCGCGTCATGACGAAGAGAATCACCAGGAAAACGGCAATGAGTACTTCCAGAAAATACTTGGTTCGTACGAGTCCCCAGCGAATGGGTAAGGTTTGACAGCCGAATGAGGCGTCCCCCCGAACGTCTTCCATATCCTTAATGATTTCCCGAATCAAGGATATGGTAAACGCGAACAGGGCGTAGATGTACACCTCCCGTTCGTGAATCTGGTAATGAACCGCTAGTACAATCAGGGAGAGGGCCGTTAAAAAAGCCACCATCAGATTACCCCAAAACGGCAGCCGTTTTAAGTGATTGGAATACAGCCAGAGAAAAAAGAAAGCACACGCGTTGATCAGAAAAATCTTCTTATCCACCAGCCATCCCGCC contains:
- a CDS encoding S66 peptidase family protein; translated protein: MIRPNALQAGDTVAITALASKIDYDQYVIPAREILESWGLNVVESKSLNESFHGFAGPDTRRCEDFQQFLDDPSVKAIFSARGGYGTTRFLDEINYEAFGKSPKWIVGFSDITAVLCDVYALGYESIHGPMPKTFAWDEFSLQSLRKVLFGESVRYQSPPQAFNRLGQVQAPLIGGNLCLLSHLMGTRSEINTEGCILFMEDTDEYHYALDRYLVHLHRAGKLGNLAGLLVGSFSDLKDQPEDFGSSIYEIVRYWTDAYDFPIAFDFPVGHEAVNVALPLGRTAELTVTAQETTLAFS
- a CDS encoding geranylgeranylglycerol-phosphate geranylgeranyltransferase, which codes for MRHKPKPTSSQITSGFLRLIRWPNLLILAATQYLVYTCLIFPERSWTAGFQDTPLFWLIFSTTCIAAAGYIINDYYDIKIDLINKPDKVIIGRYLKRRWAMGINLGLNFMGVAAGWLVDKKIFLINACAFFFLWLYSNHLKRLPFWGNLMVAFLTALSLIVLAVHYQIHEREVYIYALFAFTISLIREIIKDMEDVRGDASFGCQTLPIRWGLVRTKYFLEVLIAVFLVILFVMTRPLHAPTLTYIFMVISVPILFMAYRLFYADTKQDFAFLSSWCKYIMMAGVLTMLLV